GACCAGGCTTAGGTTCACCACATCCACTGTGGGCGTGATCAGGGCTGCCAGTGTGATGAGAAGCACCACTGCAATGCGCCAGTTGCTAATCAGGAAACGGCTGGTGAGAAACCCCAAGCGAGCCAACAGGTAGCTCACCACCGGCATCTCGAAGAGAATGCCCATCAGGGCCAGGAACGTCACTACCTGGCCCATGTACATCCCGATGGAGATTTGCGGCGTGACCACATCTCCCAGAAAACCCAGCAAAAAGGGCACTGCAAAGGGCAGCAGCACAAAGTAGGCAAACACAGCCCCCAGGGCAAAGCTAAAACCTGCCCCCAAAATGAAAGGAACTGCCAGCCTGCGTTCGTGGGCATAAAGGCCGGGCGCTATAAAAGCCCAAATTTGATACACGATGAAGGGCAGGGCCAATACCAGCCCGCCGAAGGCCGCCACCTTGAAGGCGGTGAGGAAGGGCTCGGTGATGTTCAAGACAATGAGCTCGGCTTTGAGCGAGGCGCTCGCGTTGTAGGCATCCAGCGGACGCCGCAAGGCTTCCAAAATCTGTACTCTGAAGGTAAAAGCGACCGCCGTCATGACCGCCCAGGCCACAATGGCCCAGATCAGGCGATTACGCAGCTCCTCGAGGTGTTCCATCAAAGGGGCTTCCCGCATGGCAGACCCCTTCAAGATTTAGATTCTTCCTTGACCTCGAGAGGCTTCTTGAGCTCCTCCAGAGGCTTGCTGATCTCTTCTTTGATTTCTTTGAACTCCTTCACATCGGCGGCTTTTTCAAACTCCTCGCGGATGCTTTTGGCACCCCGCTGAAACTCGCGGATACTCTGGCCCAGGCTGCGCCCCAGCTCGGGCAGCTTGCGCGGGCCAAACAGCAGCAACGCAATCAGCAAAATGATCAGGATTTCCGTCATTCCCAGGTTCATGGCACACTCCTGTGTATAGTTTACTCCGTTAGCTGAAGCTCATCTGAAAACCGCACCACCCCGGCCCCGGAAAGTAGGAGATAGAGCCGGCGGATGGTCTAGGAGTCCCCCCGTTTCCGTTTCACGTATCCCTCGATGTTCCGCTGGCGCTCGCGGGCAATGGCCAAGGCATCTTCGGGCACATCCTGGTTGATGGCGCTGCCTCCGGCAACAAAAGAGCCATCGGCCAGCGTCACGGGAGCAATCAGTACGCTGTTAGAGCCCACAAACACCCGCTTTCCAATGGTGGTCTGGTGTTTGCGTTGGCCGTCGTAGTTGGCGGTGATGACCCCCGCGCCGATGTTGGACTCCTCCCCCACCTCGGCGTCGCCCAGGTAGGCCAGGTGTCCGGCTTTGGCCCGCTTGCCCAGGCGGGCATTCTTGAGCTCGACAAAGTTGCCCACGTGGGCGCCCTCTTCCAGGTAGGCCTTGGGCCGCAGGCGGGCAAAGGGCCCAGCATCGGCCCCGCTCGAGACATACGCTTCCTCGCAAACAGTATGGGACTTGATCTTGCCACCCGACTCGACCACCGTATCGTTGAGCACGGCATAAGCCCCGACCTCCACCCCCTCGCCCAGCCGGGTTTTGCCCCGCAGAATCACCCCTGGCCACAGGGTCACGTCGGGCGCCAGCTCCACACTGGGCTCTATGTAGATAGTCTCGGGTAGGATCATACGCACCCCCTGGGCCATCCACTCGGCCCTTAAGCGCCGAAGCAACACTTGTTCGACCTCGGCCAGTTGGGCACGGGAATTGACGCCCAGCAACTCCCCGGTGTCCCGGGACTCTATAGAGGCGATCTTTTGGCCCGCCTCACGGTAAATGTGAATCAGGTCGGGGAGATAGTATTCTCCGGCAGCATTTTGGTTCCCCACTCGCTTCAGTTTTTCCCACAGGCTCGAATCAAAACAGTAAACCCCGGGGTTAATCTCCTGGATGGCCCGCTGCTCGGGGGTAGCATCCTTTTGCTCGACGTTGCCCA
This genomic stretch from Meiothermus sp. harbors:
- the glmU gene encoding bifunctional UDP-N-acetylglucosamine diphosphorylase/glucosamine-1-phosphate N-acetyltransferase GlmU, yielding MAHAVVILAAGLGTRMKSKLPKVLHPLLGKPLVGYCIDTAFASGAEKVVVVIGHGAEQVRQTFEGYPNLSFVVQAQQLGTAHALAQAQPLLADFQGPIVVTQGDTPLTRVETLTGLVAAMQAEGAGMALLTMRLDDPTGYGRILRDEQGQILGNVEQKDATPEQRAIQEINPGVYCFDSSLWEKLKRVGNQNAAGEYYLPDLIHIYREAGQKIASIESRDTGELLGVNSRAQLAEVEQVLLRRLRAEWMAQGVRMILPETIYIEPSVELAPDVTLWPGVILRGKTRLGEGVEVGAYAVLNDTVVESGGKIKSHTVCEEAYVSSGADAGPFARLRPKAYLEEGAHVGNFVELKNARLGKRAKAGHLAYLGDAEVGEESNIGAGVITANYDGQRKHQTTIGKRVFVGSNSVLIAPVTLADGSFVAGGSAINQDVPEDALAIARERQRNIEGYVKRKRGDS
- a CDS encoding twin-arginine translocase TatA/TatE family subunit → MNLGMTEILIILLIALLLFGPRKLPELGRSLGQSIREFQRGAKSIREEFEKAADVKEFKEIKEEISKPLEELKKPLEVKEESKS
- the tatC gene encoding twin-arginine translocase subunit TatC, producing the protein MREAPLMEHLEELRNRLIWAIVAWAVMTAVAFTFRVQILEALRRPLDAYNASASLKAELIVLNITEPFLTAFKVAAFGGLVLALPFIVYQIWAFIAPGLYAHERRLAVPFILGAGFSFALGAVFAYFVLLPFAVPFLLGFLGDVVTPQISIGMYMGQVVTFLALMGILFEMPVVSYLLARLGFLTSRFLISNWRIAVVLLITLAALITPTVDVVNLSLVSIPLMVLYGFSILLVKWAERSRPKEVEPSAA